The region CCGTCATGCCAGCCGCATCTCCCGAGCTGCCTGGCCAATGCGGGCCGCTGCCCACTGGAGGTCCGGCAACTCGTGCGCCAGCGTGACCGAAAGGCGCAGGCGCGCCGTGCCGCGCGGCACCGTGGGCGGACGTACGGCGGTCGCCAGCAGACCCTGCTCGCGCAGGCATCGCGCCAGCTCCAGCGCCGCAGTGTTCTCGCCCACGTGCACGGGCAGAATCTGCGAATGGAATTCGGGCAGTTGCAAGCCCTCGGCCAGCAGCAAGCCGTGGAACGCCCGAGCCCGCTCCAAAAGCCGCTCGCCCATGGCCGGGTCCTGCGTGAGGCGCTCGATGGCTCCCAGCGCCGCGCCGGCGCAGGCCGGTGGCAGGGCTGTCGCGAAGATGAAGCTGCGGGCTCGATTGACCAGGAATTCGCGGCCCACGGTCGAGGAGACTATGAAGCCGCCCAGGGTTCCGAGCGCCTTGCCCAGGGTGGCGGCGGTGAAATCCGGCCTTGCCGTCTCGCCCAGAGCCTTGCAGACGCCTCCGCCGCGTCCCCAGATGCCTATGCTATGTGCTTCGTCCACCAGCAGGATGGCCTCGTGCCGCGCCGCCAGTCCGCGAAGGGCTTCAAGCGGTGCCAGGTCGCCATCCATGCTGAAGACGGATTCGGTCACGATGACG is a window of Desulfocurvibacter africanus subsp. africanus DSM 2603 DNA encoding:
- a CDS encoding aminotransferase class I/II-fold pyridoxal phosphate-dependent enzyme, encoding MDSFLLELAQLKSEGLFRRTEAWPQAGGRIELPDGRTLLNFSSNDYLGLACDPHVKHRAIQAIERWGCGGTSSRLMCGTLELHEELESALASLVGGEAALVFSSGFGMNVGVVSALAGREDIVFADRLSHASLIDGARLSGATVKRFAHNDTAALARLLETTPCRGRRVIVTESVFSMDGDLAPLEALRGLAARHEAILLVDEAHSIGIWGRGGGVCKALGETARPDFTAATLGKALGTLGGFIVSSTVGREFLVNRARSFIFATALPPACAGAALGAIERLTQDPAMGERLLERARAFHGLLLAEGLQLPEFHSQILPVHVGENTAALELARCLREQGLLATAVRPPTVPRGTARLRLSVTLAHELPDLQWAAARIGQAAREMRLA